Proteins encoded together in one Leishmania donovani BPK282A1 complete genome, chromosome 33 window:
- a CDS encoding guanylate kinase, putative, with protein sequence MSKPLNALVVCGPSGVGKGTLLGRLLREYPNRFAYSVSHTTRQPRQGEVNGREYHFTDRESILKMRDNNEFLELCDVHGNFYGTSVAAVHAVQKEGKVCVIEIDVKGAQKLFNRTDNALNAVYFFITAPREELRKRIMKRGADDETMLQRRLETAELEYKFVDENPDFFSVLLVNDELEAAYAALLAAINDQLVKHNMEKLAA encoded by the coding sequence ATGAGCAAGCCGTTGAACGCGCTGGTGGTCTGTGGACCCTCTGGAGTAGGCAAGGGAACCCTGCtgggccgcctcctccgcgagTACCCCAACCGCTTTGCCTACTCGGTGTCGCACACAACACGTCAACCGCGCCAGGGAGAGGTGAATGGCCGCGAGTACCACTTCACCGACCGCGAGAGCATCCTCAAGATGCGCGACAATAACGAGTTCCTCGAGCTGTGCGACGTGCACGGCAACTTCTACGGCACGAgcgttgccgccgtgcacgctgtgcagaaagaggggaaggtGTGCGTCATCGAGATTGATGTGAAGGGGGCACAGAAACTGTTCAACCGTACCGATAATGCGCTGAACGCCGTGTACTTCTTTATCACGGCCCCCagagaggagctgcgcaagcgtATCATGAAGCgtggcgccgatgacgaaacgatgctgcagcggcgtctaGAGACGGCCGAGTTAGAATACAAGTTCGTCGATGAGAATCCCGACTTCTTctctgtgctgctggtgaATGATGAGCTAGAGGCAGCGTACGCCGCCCTCTTGGCCGCCATCAACGACCAGCTGGTGAAGCACAACATGGAGAAGCTGGCTGCATAG
- a CDS encoding 40S ribosomal protein S3, putative has translation MQRHMVSPCASTTNALIECFTASPSCDMLPSAPCNTSPLVWLPACFRLRFRCPRWSHVFPIIPPRSTYTLAHPPLYPLRAVDTQTCMCTFVKHFRTCSLPLFFGDFCLCRFSCARRRCAIRISPMVSRLVTRAHTYTHIYYMYVYVCV, from the coding sequence ATGCAGCGTCACATGGTGTCTCCTTGCGCGTCGACGACGAACGCTCTGATAGAGTGCTTCACGGCTTCGCCTTCATGCGATATGCTTCCCTCAGCACCATGTAACACTTCTCCTCTTGTATGGTTACCCGCCTGTTTTCGACTTCGCTTCCGTTGTCCTCGGTGGTCGCACGTCTTTCCCATTATTCCTCCCCGCTCTACATACACACTCGCACATCCGCCGCTGTATCCACTCCGCGCGGTCgacacacaaacatgcaTGTGCACGTTCGTGAAACACTTCCGCACatgctccctccccctcttcttcggGGATTTTTGTCTTTGTCGTTTCTCCTgcgcgcgtcggcgatgcgcgATTCGCATTTCGCCAATGGTGTCGCGCCTCgtgacacgcgcacacacatacacacatatatattatatgtatgtatatgtgtgtgtataa